In Nitrospira sp., one genomic interval encodes:
- a CDS encoding response regulator transcription factor encodes MSGTLTVGACQDLPPAKADVRILLADDHALLRRGLREFLRDFLVEDGLTPDIVETTSARHAIDHIRAGTWDLVILDLNLPDMPGLEVLRILKSLRPALPVLVVSIYAEEHYSARAIRAGAIGYLTKERGPQELRLAVSRILQGGHYLPSPETEHSLDEGPHRNGPSTDTLPATLSDREIEVLQWIAQGRRLTEIAEHLNLSIKTVSTYRSRLLIKLGMRTTAELIRYALDQQLV; translated from the coding sequence ATGAGCGGAACGCTGACCGTGGGTGCATGCCAAGACCTACCCCCGGCGAAGGCCGATGTCCGGATTCTGCTCGCGGATGACCACGCCTTACTCCGTCGCGGTCTGCGAGAGTTCCTGCGGGACTTCCTCGTTGAGGACGGATTGACGCCCGACATTGTCGAAACAACCTCTGCCCGGCACGCAATCGATCACATTCGCGCAGGCACCTGGGATTTAGTCATTCTGGACTTGAATCTCCCCGATATGCCGGGTCTCGAAGTCCTGCGAATTCTCAAATCGTTGCGGCCGGCCCTGCCCGTCCTGGTGGTCAGCATTTATGCCGAAGAACATTACTCGGCTCGTGCGATTCGAGCCGGCGCAATCGGATACCTGACAAAAGAGCGGGGCCCACAGGAGCTTCGACTGGCGGTCTCACGCATTCTTCAGGGTGGACACTACCTGCCGTCTCCCGAAACCGAACACAGCCTGGACGAGGGACCGCACCGGAATGGTCCCTCCACCGACACCCTCCCGGCAACCCTCTCGGATCGCGAGATCGAAGTACTGCAGTGGATCGCACAGGGACGGCGCCTGACGGAAATCGCGGAGCATCTCAATTTGAGCATCAAAACGGTGAGCACCTACCGTTCCCGGCTCTTGATCAAATTAGGCATGAGAACCACGGCAGAATTGATCCGCTACGCCCTGGACCAGCAGTTGGTCTGA